The sequence AGAATTTCCTTATCCTTATTACAAGATGCCAGTAGTAAAATTGCTGCGAAACCCGCTATTATATTTTTTTTCATTGACTTTCTAAATATTTCCCCAAAAATAGCAAATTTTATTCCGTATTGCCAATATTATCCATAGGTTCACCAAATTGTAGGATATATCCGTTGTTATCGTACACTGCAAATTCCCTCATTCCCCATTCAAAAGTTTCAATTTCATAACAGATTTTAGCCTTTGTTTTAAGATGTTCCCATAATTCATCTACTTTATTTACATTAAAATAAAATGATCCTGTAAAACCAATGGTTACTGTATTTTCATGTTTATTGGGTAAAGCAAGCATGATATACACCTCGTCTTTTCTCAGGGATGCCCAATGCCAGTCATCATTTCTGGCTAATAGCTCAAAACCGAGAATATGCAAATAAAAACCTATAGTTTCATCGAGGTTTTCTGTCCAAAGCACGGGTCGAAGTCCAGTAAATCTGCTCATAACTTCTATAATTGAAAAGTATCTCTGTGAATCTTCATATTAATTGAAACCCAGGTTTCATCATCAATTTTCGCTTCATTCTTTACAGCCGGATCAATAACAAAGCCAACTTTTTTGTAACATTCAATGGCTCCGGTATTCCAGTCGTAGACATTCAGTTCTGCCAGCTCTCTGTTTAAATGACTGAATCCATACTTCAGAAGTTCCTGCATCACCTTTTTGCCATACCCTTTTCCCCTGTTATTCTCATCCCATATTAAAACTCTTCCCAACAGAAATGTTTCATCTTTTAGAAATATTTGGGCATGACCGATTGTATTCTGATTTTCTACATCAATTATTTTGAATAGTGTTCTGTTTTCATCAGACAAATCTACTTCAAGCTGATCTTTAGTTAAAGGAAAGCGATACATAGGCCCCGCAAACTGCAGAAGGCCTTTTTTATCTTTAATATTTGAAATCAATGCTGGCGCATCATTAATATGAAAAGACTCTAATGCTATCATTCGTTTATTTTTCTAAATATTCTTTCAAACTCTGACCTACAATGGAGTTCCAGCCTCCGGTAAAATTTTCTCTTGAAAAACCTTCTCCCAACTCTTTAAAGTTTTCAATTTCTTCATGGGTTAATTTGACCAAAGTTCCGTTATCTTCTGGTTGTAATTCCCATGTTACAGTAGTTTTCAAATCTGAAAAATCAGGATAAGACCAGGTATGCTTTAATTTTTGGTTAGGAAGAATTTCAAGAATTTCACCTTGATGATGGTATTTATTTTCGCCTCCGGGTTCGTAAAAATTAAATATTTTTCCTACTTCAAGCTCAAAATCCTTAATATCAAAATACCAGGACTTCATTTCATTCTTATCTGTCAATGCTTCCCAAATCTTATCGATGGGGGCATTTATTTTGTATTGGACGGTGATTGGTGTGTTCATATTACTAAAATTTAATTCAACTATTTTAACGATAAAAGTCACAAAAGAATCTTAACACTTAAGTCATTTTAAAGTTAATATTCTTACTATTGAAAAGAGCACTTAAGTTTTGAAAATCTGTAGATTTTCACTTTGTGCATTTTATGCAAGTTAACCTTAATTTTAGACTTAGCTTAAATCCTTTTGTGACTTCTATGGTTAATTTTACTTTATTGTAAACATCCCATAGTATCAATGAGAAAATCCGGTAATTTTTGCTTCATCAAAATCCAGCTGCATTTCAATGGTTCTCATCACATGATCGTCAAATATTTTTTCTTTTTTCATTCTATGTAATTCGTTTCTCTGTGCCTGAATCACCTGGCGCAAGACATCTTTATTTTCATTGATGGCCGTTACATAATCTCCGGTAGAAGCCATACATTGGGCTTTATCAGCCATCAACATCATTTCGTTTTCCAATTTATGTTTTTGATGACGAACAAGACTGTTGGATACTGCCAATTCAGAAAAATCATTTTCCAGTTTATGCAAAGCTGTTTCTTTAAGCTTACGCATCAAAATAACTTCTTGCTTTTCCTCCGGCAACTCACTTCCTGTATCCTGGATGTTTAATAATTTCAGGATTGGAGAAAGCAACAATCCTTGCCCAACCAAAGTAATCAGAATAATAACGAAAGTGACAAATAAAATGATATTACGATGTGGAAAAGCATCTCCATTAGGAAGAAATGCAGGAATAGACAATGCTGCCGCCAATGAAACCACCCCTCTCATCGCTGCAAAACTGATGATAAAAGGTTCGCGCCAATCCGGTTTCGGGACCTTCAATCTTAATTCTTTAGAGCAAAGCCTTGGGAAGTACATCAACGCATAACTGTATACTATTCTTGTTCCGATAATTGCTCCGCCTATAACCACACTGTAGAAAATTCCTTCTGAAACAGTATAATCTGTCAGTCCCTCCACAACAATTGGCAACTCAAGACCGATGAGGATAAAAATGATGGTATTCATCAGAAATATCAGAACACTCCATACATTCCCGGATTGAATTCTTGAGGTGTGACTCAGGTAGCAATGGGAATTATAAGACATTAGCAATCCACCTGCAACCACAGCTAAAACTCCTGAAAAATGGAAGTGTTCTGCTCCAACATACATAATGTAAGGAACGATCAGTGTGATAACGGTGTCAATATTAGAATTCGTAGGAATAATCCTCAACAACGCTCCGAACAGAAGACCAACTGCGACTCCTACTGCAATTCCTCCAATCGCCATAGTAAAGAAATCCTGAACGGCATCTTTCCAGATAAACTGCCCTGAAATAACGGCTGCAAGGGCAAATTTAAATACAATTAAACTGGATGCATCGTTAATTAAACTTTCTCCTTCAAGGATATTGGTGATCTTTTTAGGGATTTTCATATGCTTCAATACGGAAGTAGCCGCTACAGCATCCGGTGGAGAATTTACGCCACCCAATAAGAATCCCATTGCTACGGTAAGCCCCGGAATAATAGAAGATGAAAGGTACGCAACGACTATTGATGTTAAAAATACCAATCCAAAAGCCATGGAAAAGATCTGTTTTCTCCATTTATGAAAATCCTGCCATGACGTAAACCATGCGGCTTCAAATAATATGGGTGGAAGAAAAATAAGAAAAACAAGATCCGGTTCTATTTCTACACGAGGCATTCCCGGAACAAAACTGATGAGCAATCCTGCAATTACAAGAAAGATTGGATAAGCTACTTTCAATTTTTGCCCTATCATTACTAATATCATTACAGACAATAAGACTACAATGGATATTATAACATAGCTGTGAATCATTTGATTTCGTTTTTTTAAGTATTATTTTTAATTATTTTGTTTCAACCTTATCGGTTTTAAAAACCTATAAGGTTTATTTTCTTAACAAGGCTCACGCTGATTTTGCAGATAACGCAGAGTTGTATCCATAAGGGTTTTAAAGGACAATATTATTTTTGGGAGTAATTGCCGGCGGAAGATCGGTTTCATCCAGCATATCTCTCATATCAATTTCAATGGTACGGCTGATCTGGGTGATAGGAACATCATTGGCACTTCCTTCAAAAGGATTCACTGATGCCTCTCCCACACTGTCTAAGGTATGAAAACACCATGTTACCAATAAAGAGAAAGGAATATTGAACCAAATTGTCCATCCTTCAACCACAGAACCTTCACCTAGTTTATCAAATTCCTTCAACAACCCAAAAGGAACAAATACAATAAACAACAACAAAAGATAAGTGGTAATGGAAGAAAAGTTCCTTGGATAAGGAAAGTTCTTAATTCTTTCTGCTTTTCCCTGACTGTCAGTAAATTTCACCAACTGCTGATTGATCTGTGTCCACTGAAAATCATTAATTTCTCCTTTTTCATAAGCTTCAGACAATTCTTTACTTTGGCAGGCCATCAATTGAGTTGCCCTGTTTTTCTTACCCAGAATATATTGAAGTTCTGTTTCTGAAAGGTATTTCTTCAGTTCATCATCCAGTTTTG is a genomic window of Chryseobacterium nakagawai containing:
- a CDS encoding VOC family protein — encoded protein: MSRFTGLRPVLWTENLDETIGFYLHILGFELLARNDDWHWASLRKDEVYIMLALPNKHENTVTIGFTGSFYFNVNKVDELWEHLKTKAKICYEIETFEWGMREFAVYDNNGYILQFGEPMDNIGNTE
- a CDS encoding GNAT family N-acetyltransferase; the protein is MIALESFHINDAPALISNIKDKKGLLQFAGPMYRFPLTKDQLEVDLSDENRTLFKIIDVENQNTIGHAQIFLKDETFLLGRVLIWDENNRGKGYGKKVMQELLKYGFSHLNRELAELNVYDWNTGAIECYKKVGFVIDPAVKNEAKIDDETWVSINMKIHRDTFQL
- a CDS encoding SRPBCC family protein, producing MNTPITVQYKINAPIDKIWEALTDKNEMKSWYFDIKDFELEVGKIFNFYEPGGENKYHHQGEILEILPNQKLKHTWSYPDFSDLKTTVTWELQPEDNGTLVKLTHEEIENFKELGEGFSRENFTGGWNSIVGQSLKEYLEK
- a CDS encoding Na+/H+ antiporter, coding for MIHSYVIISIVVLLSVMILVMIGQKLKVAYPIFLVIAGLLISFVPGMPRVEIEPDLVFLIFLPPILFEAAWFTSWQDFHKWRKQIFSMAFGLVFLTSIVVAYLSSSIIPGLTVAMGFLLGGVNSPPDAVAATSVLKHMKIPKKITNILEGESLINDASSLIVFKFALAAVISGQFIWKDAVQDFFTMAIGGIAVGVAVGLLFGALLRIIPTNSNIDTVITLIVPYIMYVGAEHFHFSGVLAVVAGGLLMSYNSHCYLSHTSRIQSGNVWSVLIFLMNTIIFILIGLELPIVVEGLTDYTVSEGIFYSVVIGGAIIGTRIVYSYALMYFPRLCSKELRLKVPKPDWREPFIISFAAMRGVVSLAAALSIPAFLPNGDAFPHRNIILFVTFVIILITLVGQGLLLSPILKLLNIQDTGSELPEEKQEVILMRKLKETALHKLENDFSELAVSNSLVRHQKHKLENEMMLMADKAQCMASTGDYVTAINENKDVLRQVIQAQRNELHRMKKEKIFDDHVMRTIEMQLDFDEAKITGFSH
- a CDS encoding bestrophin family protein, which gives rise to MHSGKRFGAREFINWTRRSIYALIVLAAIPTILYFLGWKFLSVPWQPIAIMGTAVAFIVGFKNNASYSRLWEARQIYGAIINDSRSFGYILRDSLIVKDSHKVKEMFLRHYAWLTALRFQLREPRAWENTGSAQFDEYAKKYDIPERLSKLDDELKKYLSETELQYILGKKNRATQLMACQSKELSEAYEKGEINDFQWTQINQQLVKFTDSQGKAERIKNFPYPRNFSSITTYLLLLFIVFVPFGLLKEFDKLGEGSVVEGWTIWFNIPFSLLVTWCFHTLDSVGEASVNPFEGSANDVPITQISRTIEIDMRDMLDETDLPPAITPKNNIVL